TTAGCTAAGAAAATGGACGGGAGAGGACAAGGCAACTAGAGTGCTGTCTATGGCCGCTAGCTTGAGCACATTGTTGTCATATTAAGGTATTGAAAATTGTGTAATACATGGATAACTGCCGGAGTAATAACAAGCTCGGAATGTTGAACTTGTTTTCAGTACCTAAAGCAAAAGCAGCACAATCTCCACACAGCAGTTGCCCTAATGAAAACAGCTATATCTTTCCTTGCAACATATGAAGCACCACAAGGATTTTtacttcttgttttcttttccttttttttttttttttctgtttactATGCACACAATAGTTATGTGTCACCATTAACTAGTGTCTTCCCATGGGGATTTGAACATAGACTTCTTTGGCACGTTGAACTTTTTAACTAAACAAAAGTTGGAGGTAAAGTACCAATCTCCGTCATTCTTCATCAGCATGGGTAAAGATAGCCTCAATTCTGTCAAGAGATGCCTGTAAGCGTCCAGATTTCATGTTAAACAACGGTTCATCACTGCCCACACCCCTGTAGAAGACAATCTTCAGCAATAGCTTTTTGAAGCACACTAAGGAAAAACTTATTAACTCTGAAGTAAATCACCATAAAGCAAACGCAACAGCACAACTCAACATTTATCATATATCAACTTTTGTCAATACAAGAACTTcatatttggaattttttatcACAGCAATATTATGAAATGCAAAAGAATCAGACTCTAACTTACCCAGTAATTTCAGGGAGAACATAATCAGCCCTCCACCCAAAACGAAAATCCACTCCAGGACACAAACCAAGGGATGTTTTATTCCGAATCCTAGATATACCATCTCCACCCAGACATGTTGTCAGCTTCCATTTCCAACCTGTTGCATGCAACTGAAAGCTATGACCTACTCCTACCTGCACTAGTTAAACTTTATTCAGTGAAACTGGCTCCTGATAGCTAAAGAAACAGGCTAAGTGATAAGACTAGAACATCACACCTGAAGGTTAAGGAACTTTGTGACTGGGATTTTCTTGGAAACAAGCTGCACATCCTGGTATAAAGGCTCATATATTAGCTTCCACTTCCGCTCATTGGCTAAAGGTTTCAAAACCAGTTTTGCATGGTAGTCGTTCAGAGGAGCATTATACAACTACATTGTAGCAGAAAATCCAGAATTGAGACGGCAAGCACCGCGTATATCcccataaaaacaaaaacaaccaTACTCAGCATAAGGAATAAAAGATCCATGCACCTATAACAGCATGATTTCGTTCTATTGCATGCTGATTGATCACTGTATATCCCTCAGGCCCAAATTGAGATTACAACTAACTGTGCATCAAACACACAGCAGCAGTTTCATCTACAGTTCCCGCCTATACTATACGAAAATAAACTCATATACTGTTCTGGAATATATATTCGATACCACTTCATTGAGTCAGAAAAAGTATAAACCCAAGCaatatttcaacaaatttcgTTGTGTCCTGGCATGGTTCACTCAATTTCACTCCACTTGTATATTCCACAGATGGGGGCGAAAACAAAATGAACTTCCATGCAACTTAACATCAAGTGAGGACTAATACGCCAAACATTCTGCGTGTTATATGTTGGAGAAACACTAAAAAGCAAAACAGGAGCATACTCATCAGGCGGAGAGGCAAATTCTTCAAAGGGAATGAATTGATGAAATCCAAACATGCAAAATCATTTCTTACTGATCAAAGTTTCAGTAGCAGAAAGtacaaaaaagcaaaaattcaccaaaatcTACACAATTACATACTAACTTCAGTTTAATCAATAACCACAACCAACTGATTGAACTTCAATCTGATAAACTTGTTACCCCAATTCTAAAAATGATAATGGGCTATCAAGAATTTACAGCGACACAACGACAGCAACAAGTAGAAGTCAATTGAATAAACACCTCCAAGTTAACGCCAACACGAAACCCCTGAATTTCTTTCCGaaacttcaagaaaatctCGGAAGGCATCAAATTGATGTTGTAAAGCTCTTCCCACGAAGCGGGTTCTTCTCCATTCGAAGTCCcctccattttttcttgaactaaaaatgcaagaaaagaaTTCAATCGCGAGCccatttcaaaattacaacataAGAGAAATCAAGCAAATAACATGAAAAGTTAAGACCTTTTTCTTTGTGTTATTCACAAGAAATTGTAGCTCTTAATACGGATTCACGGAAGGGTTGAGAAGCAAGAACTGAGAACCGAAGAGATACAGACACCTGCTGGAATGTTCGTATCTTCGTCTATGGTACTTTTCACTTGGCTctcttttcatcaaattcaagggctattttcatgaattttcaGATAAGTATTAATAAAATGCAGGAAAAAATACTTTCAAATTCCTCAAAATAAAGCTCTGCTAAACATGTACAACGTATGaccattaataaatttaagatcATGGGTCTGAATTTCATcccatatattatttattttattttatgtaagtttattataatttatttaatattttttattatattataatttattttatcaacttttcattaaaatactcaaccaaaattttatccttttctaACAAATTCTTAGAAATTCATACATTAAAAGATTCTAAAATATGAAacgtaataaaaataatcatgacAAAacaatttgatattgataGGATGAAATTCCCTTCCCCACTtatctcttatattttttattttataaaatatgttatgttttattaaaaaaaattcccagAAGCTACTTTTActggttcaaaatttatttaaaaaatttataattttttataaattatataattattaaaaaatattttataagcccAATATATGCACTATgttttacaaagtaaatagTTTATGTTAGAAAATGCATGTaaatatgtatacatacataatgtaaattttaaaactgtaTTGATAGtttaatgcatatatatatgtatacatacataatgtaaattttaaaactgtattgatagtttatttttttaaaaaagagtgcaatatatataacatcacaagcaaaaattatgtatattttttatcagttatgtaaaaaaatataagcattataaatttatagattttatataaactcTACATTCagtataaaaatcataatttttgggtaatatttactttaaatttttacaataattcaaattatgtttcaGGCGAATGATTGTAATGAACATATTTTAAGGGGTGTAAATAAGAATCGCATTTTCTtcgtgaaaaagaaaaaaaaatgatctatATAATGAAGGGGAGGCGTTTTATTACGTTTTATAGgtttggggggtgggggtggggacGGGGGGTTAAATGTCTTCATGCATAGTTTAATatgcaaaatgtatttagaccttagttatattatatttactttgattatttttagatagatTGAGTTATTCAACTCGAACAATAATTAGTATTGTGctcttaaattaaaaatggccCTCCATCATTAGGAGTAAACacattacttatatatattaaattatttatacaactTAATAATGAAAAGTAAACATAATGAATTGATCATCACAAGATGTGGGCTGAATTTGATCACATTTTGGTAGAATGGATTGTGTACGAAAATGGCCCCGTTGTGATTGCTTGTCTATCTCATTCCATTTAGTTTTATCTCAAATGAGAAACAATGAACAGTTTTTGgatgtgtttgaatttgaggtaaaagtgtaattatgataatcgATAATgtgtagaaaatattatgttagaAAGAAGCAATTGgaattataattgatataatacATTTTCGTAATTGCaaaatatgtttggataaaaattttccataaaTACGTGtcttaacaaaataatatccaTTCCACCAGATGAGATGGGATTACATGTAGCTCGCAAACAATCCCTCCTTAGTCTTACAAAGACTGCTGATGCTTTTGACCACTTTCCATCATTTTGTTTTGAGTGAATCGATTACATTATTCTTACatcattattacataaaaaagtaTGGGTTATTACCaattattaatacaatttttttattaaatattacaacaataaaatcatattatgaaagcaatcttttttcttttgaaaaatttataattaatgaccATAAATACAGGTAGGATTAGTCTTTAGGAGGTGATTGAGTGCAGCCGAAATCTGATTGGAATAAGCTTTAAATTCAGATTCACAGAATAGCTGGTGAGTGTTTCACCAAACACACCACACTCCCAGCCCCAGCAAAGGAGAGTATAATGATATAGTGACAGTCgagaaaattaatgtttggTAGTCACAGTAATAAAATCTCATCCCAAGAATTAAATGCTTTTACTACTATATGCATCAGCAACAccttctttcttgattttgtggAAATGGTTGCTGATTTCTCATTCTGTACACCAAATGCATCACTCTTCTCAGTTCTTACAACCAGACACACATCCGGATTCGAGTTAGAGTGAGAAACACAAGACGTCATTACAACAACAATAACACCAAACACCAAACAGCTTTTATACATTAGACGACTTCGGTTACAACTAATTCATCACTCAGGACCCGGGACATTAAAGGGAGGAAGAAAGACAAAAGGGGAGGAATGAAAACGACGAAATGACATCACTGTACTAGTTAATACAGACAGAAATTAAGGGTGATTATTACATCGAGGCACACTTAGTCATTAGTGGTGATGGGCGCAGGTCGAGGGTCCCACGCTAGCGCACCCGCACGGCAGCCCCCGCCCGTTCCTCGGAATGAACTGTCTCATCCACACATGCTTCCCATTGATGGTAAACTTGGCCTTGGTGTCTCCATTGAGAATGACTTGGATGAAGGATGGTCGATGGAAGACGATTCTGGCATAAAGGGCTTGCTCATCAGGACCTACCTCTTGCATGTGGAATGACTCAATGCAATTGCCGAACATCCGAGTGAAGAACTGCCGGACTTCGGTTTCGCTCACGGGATAGCCCTTGGAGAATGTAGCAAACATGGTGCGAGCATACTTTGGGTTCTCGTTTCCACGAGACCTGGTCTCTCCTTCAATGCTCAAATTAGAGAG
This Sesamum indicum cultivar Zhongzhi No. 13 linkage group LG5, S_indicum_v1.0, whole genome shotgun sequence DNA region includes the following protein-coding sequences:
- the LOC105161923 gene encoding uncharacterized protein LOC105161923 isoform X1, translating into MEGTSNGEEPASWEELYNINLMPSEIFLKFRKEIQGFRVGVNLELYNAPLNDYHAKLVLKPLANERKWKLIYEPLYQDVQLVSKKIPVTKFLNLQVGVGHSFQLHATGWKWKLTTCLGGDGISRIRNKTSLGLCPGVDFRFGWRADYVLPEITGGVGSDEPLFNMKSGRLQASLDRIEAIFTHADEE
- the LOC105161923 gene encoding uncharacterized protein LOC105161923 isoform X2, with product MEGTSNGEEPASWEELYNINLMPSEIFLKFRKEIQGFRVGVNLEDVQLVSKKIPVTKFLNLQVGVGHSFQLHATGWKWKLTTCLGGDGISRIRNKTSLGLCPGVDFRFGWRADYVLPEITGGVGSDEPLFNMKSGRLQASLDRIEAIFTHADEE